A DNA window from Peromyscus leucopus breed LL Stock chromosome 3, UCI_PerLeu_2.1, whole genome shotgun sequence contains the following coding sequences:
- the LOC114695618 gene encoding hyaluronidase-4: protein MKLLFEGQLRLCVVQPVHLITGLLIFFILKSISSLKPAQLPVYQRKPFIVAWNAPTDLCLIKYNFTLNLKIFQMIGSPRLKDGEQNVTIFYVNKLGYYPWYTSVGVPINGGLPQNASLQVHLEKAAQDINYYIPGENFSGLAVIDWEYWRPQWARNWDSKDIYRQKSRRLISDMKENISATDIEYLAKATFEKSAKAFMEETIKLGIRSRPKGLWGYYLYPDCHNYNFYDTNYTGSCPVEEVLRNDELSWLWNSSTALYPAISIKKSLRDSERTLHFSQFRVHESMRISTMTSHDYALPVFIYTRLGYREEPLLFLSKQDLISIIGESAALGAAGIVIWGDMNLTSSEENCSKVNHFVNSDFGSYIINVTRAAEMCSHHLCKNNGRCIRKTWEAPHYLHLNPASYHIETSEDGEFIVKGRASEADLAVMEENFQCHCYQGYEGADCRETKESDSCSGVSLFSSSVITLCLLVVASYQCTQL from the exons ATGAAACTGTTATTTGAAGGACAATTAAGACTCTGTGTTGTTCAGCCAGTACATCTTATAACAGGGCTGCTCATATTTTTTATCCTGAAGTCTATCTCATCTCTAAAACCTGCCCAACTTCCAGTTTACCAAAGAAAACCTTTTATAGTTGCTTGGAATGCTCCAACAGATCTGTGtttgataaaatataattttacactgaatctgaaaatatttcagaTGATTGGAAGCCCCCGGCTCAAAGATGGGGAACAAAATGTTACTATATTTTATGTCAACAAATTGGGATATTACCCATGGTACACATCAGTAGGAGTCCCCATCAATGGGGGTCTTCCCCAAAATGCAAGCTTACAAGTACACCTGGAAAAGGCTGCCCAGGATATTAATTATTACATCCCTGGTGAAAATTTCAGTGGACTTGCTGTAATAGACTGGGAATATTGGCGCCCACAGTGGGCCCGGAACTGGGACTCAAAGGATATCTACAGACAAAAGTCAAGAAGACTTATTTCTGATATGAAAGAGAACATATCAGCTACTGATATTGAATATTTAGCTAAAGCAACTTTTGAGAAAAGTGCTAAAGCTTTCATGGAGGAAACTATCAAATTGGGAATCAGGAGCCGACCCAAGGGTCTTTGGGGTTATTATTTATATCCTGATTGCcacaattataatttttatgacACAAACTATACTGGGTCATGCCCAGTAGAGGAAGTTCTGAGGAATGACGAGCTCTCTTGGCTCTGGAACAGTAGTACTGCTTTGTATCCTGCTATTTCTATCAAGAAATCCTTAAGAGATAGCGAACGCACTTTGCACTTCTCACAATTTCGGGTACATGAATCAATGAGGATCTCTACCATGACATCACATGATTATGCTCTGCCTGTATTCATCTACACTCGGCTGGGATACAGAGAGGAacctttgctctttctttctaAG CAAGACCTAATTAGTATCATAGGAGAAAGTGCTGCATTGGGAGCTGCAGGCATTGTCATTTGGGGAGACATGAATTTAACTTCATCTGAG GAGAACTGTTCAAAAGTGAACCACTTTGTGAATTCTGATTTTGGGAGCTACATAATCAATGTGACCAGAGCAGCTGAGATGTGCAGTCACCACCTTTGCAAGAATAATGGGAGGTGCATACGGAAGACATGGGAAGCACCCCATTACCTCCATCTGAACCCTGCAAGTTACCACATCGAGACCTCTGAGGATGGGGAATTCATAGTGAAGGGAAGAGCATCAGAAGCAGACCTAGCTGTGATGGAAGAGAATTTTCAATGTCACTGTTACCAGGGCTATGAAGGGGCTGATTGTAGAGAAACAAAGGAATCCGATAGCTGCTCTGGGGTTTCCCTTTTCTCTAGCTCAGTAATAACATTGTGTCTGCTAGTTGTAGCCAGTTATCAATGCACTCAGCTGTGA